The genomic region GTTACAAAATTTTTCGCTTAAATTTTATGAAACACATATATAGTAAAGTAAGCATAATTTTACAGGCATATACATTCCTGAAGTCATTATCAAAATTTGGATTGAGATAGttgtttgctttttttttttatcagatAAACTAAGTCCCGATAGTCCTACCTTTATATGCCTGATTATCAACTAAtaaatttttagttaattttttttattattcaagaGAATGCAGGTTCTTTCATTTttctgttattattattatgcaaTTTGATTGTGTTCCTTTGACAGGCTGCGGATTATAGCAATGTCAGTCGTGCCGGTTGATAGCATCCCTTCGTTGAATAGTGATCTCTTCTACGACATATTACGACGTCTTGATGGCCCTACCCTGGCTAGTGCAGCATGTACCTGTGCAGCTTTTTGTTCCATTTCAAAAGAAGAAAGTTTGTGGGAAAATGTGTGTTCATCTGTGTGGCCTGCAACCAACAGGGAAGATATCAAAAGCTTAATATCATCCATGGGGGGATTCAGAAAGTTTTATGCGGATTGTTTCCCACTTATAGTAAACAAGGAAGTTGCGGATTATCAAGAGAAGAACTTTCTTGAGTACCCGGATGATTGGACCGAGGCAGAATACTATGGTGATATGAATGAGTTCGAAAGCCTCTCTCCATCGGATTTCGTCTCTATAGTCGATATCAGATTCAAGGATAAGGCAATCTGCTCGAAAGTTCAATGGGGTGTCGGAGTTCCAAATGCTAATGGATATGATGGTTGGTTCTACAACTGCCCCTTTAGGATTGATCTCCTCACATATAGAGATGACGATAACAATGATGGTGTGGTTACCCTCTCAGTATCCGATGGTTTGC from Arachis ipaensis cultivar K30076 chromosome B02, Araip1.1, whole genome shotgun sequence harbors:
- the LOC107626060 gene encoding F-box protein At2g27310 → MSVVPVDSIPSLNSDLFYDILRRLDGPTLASAACTCAAFCSISKEESLWENVCSSVWPATNREDIKSLISSMGGFRKFYADCFPLIVNKEVADYQEKNFLEYPDDWTEAEYYGDMNEFESLSPSDFVSIVDIRFKDKAICSKVQWGVGVPNANGYDGWFYNCPFRIDLLTYRDDDNNDGVVTLSVSDGLPPITSMERERKDGKLWQELFDGLQLSWIMVNRKMKQAANLASWRPLGGQRHWPTDNDFVIRFGSVLPATDILPSQVVECILIMKFRVVNTEEDGVGTKVKLTELSMQLEDMEGAHVNGRNSLLILKEALSCRRSKNYSEVLESCHLYSKVQSELKEEKMRNESRLDRLCILSGIAAFMTFWYCVL